The Pelodiscus sinensis isolate JC-2024 chromosome 24, ASM4963464v1, whole genome shotgun sequence genomic interval TAAACCTCCTGCTTTCTGGGTGACTGGCGGCAGGGATTTGGACAgtgtgggggatggaggagggactTCTGGGAGTGCTGGCCTACCACTGGTCAAAAAGGGAGTGGCTGGCATGTGTCAATCACTGCACAGCCTGCgctctgattggctggggggggaggatgagCCCTATACAGTTGGCACTTTGACATGTGAGGGTTACTGAGTCGAGGGGGGTGGGAGTGGAAGgtccggggggggagggttgagggCCGAGACCGACAAGTCACAGAGCAGAGCAAGCATTGGAATGAAGAGCAGGGTCtgtagcaaggggggaggggtgacaccTCCGCCCCAGGACCGACACCCCACCCAAcacctctctcctctctcccagaccTGTATCGAAAGGTGTTCGTTTTCCGGAACGACCCCAATGAGGCCTACGTGGTCGTGAAGCCGGAACCGGAGTGGCCGCTGCAGAACTTCACTGTGTGTCTGAGATCCTATACTGATCTGACCCGGCCGTATGGCCTCTTCTCCTATGCCACTAAAGCCCAGTACAGTGAGATCCTCCTCCTCAAGCCCAAGCCTGGGGAGTACAGACTATATGTAGGGGGGGCATATGTGACCTTCCGAGTCCCAGAGAACCGCATGGAGTGGGAGCACGTCTGTGCCAGCTGGGAGTCCGCCACGGGCATCGTCGAGTTCTGGGTGAACGGGAAGCCCTTACCCCGGAAGGGGCTGCAAAAAGGCTACTCCATTGGTGCCGAGGCTGTGATCATCCTGGGCCAGGAGCAGGACTCCTTCGGGGGCGGATTTGATTTCTACAATTCTTTCATGGGTGAAATGGCTGATGTGTACATGTGGGAACACGGTCTGTCGCCAGGCAAAATGAGGGCTGCCTATCAGTCTCTGACGCTGCCCCCTTGCGCCCTGGGCTGGCGGAACTTGCGGTACGAAATAAAAGGGGATGTGGTGGTGAAGCCCAGACTGAGAGACTGATCGTATGAGCACCGGGCTGCTTCGCGCACCGCGCAGCCCCATGGAACTCCCAGGATGCACCATGGTGTCTCAGAAAGAGGGGAGACGGATGCATCCTGGGATATGTAGACCCAGGTCAACAAGGATGTTTGGAACACCAGAATTACCGCTCGTGtgagcagggctggacggaggcatgggcgagccaggcagctgcccggggcaccaaccgatggggggcacctgatggcagctgtaaggggcgcgtggcatcccttacagctgccatcaggtgccgcgcacccggctcccgcagcaccggcTCACCCGCATCCCCACGGCACTGGCCAGCAATGCCTTTCCCCACATGGTCACGGGGCCCTACACGGCCCGGCGCATGCACCAGCAGCAACAGCCGGGCTGGACTGGGCTGCGCTTGCACCATGCACCCTAGAggtgggccccaggctgcacgccagcAGTCGTAGCCGGGCCACGCATGTGTCTTGCGCCCCGGGGGCAAGCCTGCACACCCTAGGGGAACGGGCTCACTCCCCATGGGCAGGCCCGCAgatgtgccgtgcgcccaggggcagcactgcacacccGTGCCCGGGGCGTCAGAAaacctcgggccggccctgcatgTGAGACACGTGGCTTCCTCCCCTGGGGGCAGGTCCCGGGGTGGGTCAGTGGAATTCAGGATGGGGATGGATGTAGTAAGAAAAAAGCCTGAAACATCAGCCCATAAATCACAGACCTGGTGTGAGGCCTGAAGCCTAGGcaacaatggtcaagactttgctaatataaagctaCAAGAAAGAGGCAGCTCTAGCTCACAGaatctggcaagaacagggctgatagtCAGAAACacagtctacactagggaattattttgaaataatcccccttattttgaaataataagtgaagtgtccacactaccaagcccattatttcgaaataacgggctggttatttcaaaatctgtagtcttgctttcctcagggactctaaatcaaggtagcacgtccacaataatggagcctgcctgggactaatttcgaggctcccaCCTCATGGGAACATGCTATTTGGacgttaggaattattaagaaagggatagaaaataagacaaagaatatcttcgggtacgtctacactacagcgttaattcaaactaagctaattcgaactaacgcgtctagaactaaaaactagttcgaattagcattttgctaattcgaactagcatgtccacattaagtggaccctgaaccaggcttaaggatggccggaagcagtgccggcagggcatcagaagaggatttagagcatggagatgctgtctcaggctagctgagggctgcgcttaaagggtcccgacccccaccccggacagacagttctcaggggtgccccgcttgcaaagcagtcctggcttggattgtccggagtacccacactgggcacatcacagcactcagccatcagaccggctgcacttgccgcaggctgccatctggggagagggggcaattggagggctgcaggagagcttccacccccagaagcccgcagagccagcccagtcctccccatcgggggctcgtaccccattcctccctcacctccttccacttacccttccctaaccccttttcttgatgtacaaaataaaggacaattgtgttcaaaaatggaatctgtctttattgaacaaaactgggggagactaggaaaaggaagtgggagaggggaagagagagggtaggagaggggagggcaactacaatgatcaggggttgggaacaggtcccatatgaagagaggct includes:
- the LOC102445132 gene encoding serum amyloid P-component-like encodes the protein MGKLQLWFLVIAGISGALAQEDLYRKVFVFRNDPNEAYVVVKPEPEWPLQNFTVCLRSYTDLTRPYGLFSYATKAQYSEILLLKPKPGEYRLYVGGAYVTFRVPENRMEWEHVCASWESATGIVEFWVNGKPLPRKGLQKGYSIGAEAVIILGQEQDSFGGGFDFYNSFMGEMADVYMWEHGLSPGKMRAAYQSLTLPPCALGWRNLRYEIKGDVVVKPRLRD